The Orcinus orca chromosome 1, mOrcOrc1.1, whole genome shotgun sequence DNA window GAAAGATATTTAGGAGAGAAACTCTGCAGGGCCTGGGGTCTGCTTGGCTTGAAGAGGAAAGTGGGGTTGGGAGGGAGCATCAGGGTAAGGCTGGGTGGGCCTCTGGAGGTGACTTCTCTGCTCTAATATCTTGGTTCTTATGATAGTAAATTAAAACAGGTTATTTTGAATCTGACCCCCAACTGGACTGACCGTCTCCCGAGGACAGGGACGATGTTTCTCTCATTTCATTTCCCCCAGGGCTTTCAAGGCTGCAGTGTGAAGTTGAGAGTCAGTAAAAGGTAATAAGTGTGTGTCGAGCTCATCAGCATATTCACAGGCAAGGCTCACTTGGACTCACACTTTATCAACAAGCCCCCAATCCAAAGAGGGGGTGCCTGTCCACCTACCCCCCACAGTGCATCCATTCTCAGCTGCCTCTGCCCCCTGCTTCTCCTCATCCCATGCTCAGCCTGGAGTAATGGCTGCCGTGCTAGCCTTCTCTGCCTCCCTAGCTATTCCAGCGGTGACAGGATGGTTCCGTGGATTTCATCTGCTCTTGGTCCTCCTACAAAGCAGGTCTTGGGAGCCAGGAGTCTGAATTCTGGCTAGATAATGAGAATTTGCCCCAGCTTACTCTCCAGAGTAGGTTCTCAGTAGGGTCCAGGGAGCTGGAGGGGCATTTCCCTGGCATTCTGACTTCCCACCTGGGATCTGAGGATTCCTCCATCTCTGCCTCCCTGTCCCCCAGGTACCTGGGACCTGCGGGTGGAGGTGGAGGACTTTGAAGGCAATCGCACCTTTGCTCACTGTGGGGCCTCTTTGGGGAGGCAGGTCACTACCCAGCTAGTGCTGGGCAGGTTCTCAGAGGGCACTGCAGGTGAGCGAGACTACAGTGGGGCCCTGGAGTAGGCAAAGAAGGTGAGGGAGGCTGGGTTCTTTCCCAGGGCTGCCACGGCCTCCATGAATGACCCAGGACAACTCCTTcccctctgtgggcctcagtttcctcatctgaaaaatggcagTTGTGAGACAGGGTGGTGTAGGAGTGAAGAAGCTGGGCTCTGGAGGCAAACAATCCTGAGTTTAAAAGtccagctctgtcatttactaactatgtgaccttgggcaagtcccttctgggtcagagcctcagtttcctcccctgtaaaatgggtaaggaggcagggagggagggtgtgGGAGACTCTGAGGCTCTGTTGAGTGTTAGCAttatctgcctttttaaaaaaaatacttattcattcatttatttatttaggctctgccagttcttagttgcggcatgtgggatcttcattgccgcgtgcgggatctttagttgcggcatgcatgtgggatctagttccctgaccagaaatcgaacccgggccccctgcattggtagtgtggagtcttaaccactggaccaccagggaagtccccagcattATATGCTTTGGAAGAGGAACCAGAGAAGGCTTTTTTCAAAGAAACACCAACTGTTaaggagaaatctgaaagagGGAAGTGGTTATGAGGAGGTGCCTCAGGAGAGCCCCCTTTCCTGCCCAGGCATCTGAGAAATCCCTCCCAGCTCTCCCTGGCACAGTTGCTCAGGCTGCAGATGGGAGCTGGGAGGAGACAAAGGAGCAAGAGGGAAGCTGAGGATTCTGGGAGGGGAAAAGGTAGGGGGAGGAGCCAGTGGCTTTGGAGCCACAGTCCTGAGCTCAAGTCCCAGTGCCCCTGTGTAGCCTTGGGCAAACACCCTGGCTCCTTGGCACTGCTGTTTTCTCATGGGGGCTGAAAACATCCACCTCACCATTACTCTGAGGCTCCTGTGAGATCATCTCTCCAAGGGTGCCAGGCATGGTGCCGGCACCTAGGTGCCTCTCATCCCCTTCCTGCCAGGGGACACCCTGAGCTTCCACGGCAGGAAGCCCTTTACCACCTATGACACCAACCATGATACAAACGAGAGGAACTGCAAGGTGACTGTCCGTGGTGCCTGGTGTTTCAGATCCTGCTATCAGTCCAATCTCAACGGGCGCCACTGGATGTCCGAAGCCACTGCCCGCAACTATGACATTGACTGGGCCTCAGACTGTGGCGTGGGCCACTCTTACCACAGGGTTCACATAATGCTTTGCTAGGGCATCCTGGCAACAAGCAGGGTTATCTCATCTCTCCCGTACAGTTTCTGGACCCTCGGCTACCCCTCCCCATTGCTAACCATCTTTGCTCCTCTgtccacgttaaaaaaaaaaaaaaatcactttaaccctttcctggcttgcagacctGTTCCAGTTATTGGGAAAAACTCACAAGGGCAGAGCAGGGCACAGGTTTCAGTTCCATTCAAGGAAGATATTCCCTCCAGTCAGGAAGACGGATGAATCGGCCTCAAAATGTAGTGAGGCTTCCATCCCAAGAGGTGTGCAAGCCAAGGCCAGAGGAGCATTGAGTGGTGGACTTGGAAGGATTCAGGCATCCACTGAGAATACTCTTGGGCCCCCTGGGTCCTACAAGTGGATGGTTTTGTGGTGGGAATTGCACAGCTATCTCACCCTCTCTGTTGCCCCCTCCTTGTCCCTTCTAAGTTGTCTCTTTTCCAGGCTCTGTTGTAAGTCAAGTTCTCATTCTTTGCTACTTCTTGCCTGTCCCATTAGGGATTAGTTTGAA harbors:
- the FCN3 gene encoding LOW QUALITY PROTEIN: ficolin-3 (The sequence of the model RefSeq protein was modified relative to this genomic sequence to represent the inferred CDS: substituted 1 base at 1 genomic stop codon) — encoded protein: KTLPAPEASVLTARIWGVKTEVQRGLGEKCPLPPCPSYAHPAPCLPAEPRELEASKVVLLPSCPGAPGSPGEKGAPGPQGQLGPPGKMGPKGKPGDSANLLRGQESPRSCQELLSWGATLSSWYHLCLPEGRGFPVFCDVDITNGGGWALFQRXQDGSVDFICSWSSYKAGLGSQESEFWLDNENLPQLTLQSTWDLRVEVEDFEGNRTFAHCGASLGRQVTTQLVLGRFSEGTAGDTLSFHGRKPFTTYDTNHDTNERNCKVTVRGAWCFRSCYQSNLNGRHWMSEATARNYDIDWASDCGVGHSYHRVHIMLC